From one Bacteroidota bacterium genomic stretch:
- a CDS encoding 30S ribosomal protein S20: protein MANHKSAEKRIRSNDSKRVRNRYQAKTTRNLLKELRGTKDKSTAATLVPELSAMLDRLAKKNVIHKNKAANLKSSIQKHVNSLA, encoded by the coding sequence ATGGCAAATCACAAATCAGCCGAAAAGCGCATCCGTTCAAATGACTCTAAAAGAGTCCGTAACCGCTATCAAGCTAAGACCACCCGTAACCTGCTGAAAGAACTTCGCGGTACAAAGGACAAGAGCACAGCAGCTACTTTAGTTCCTGAGTTAAGCGCGATGTTAGACCGTCTTGCGAAGAAAAACGTTATTCACAAGAATAAAGCGGCTAACCTGAAGTCCAGTATCCAGAAGCACGTGAACAGTCTGGCATAA
- the radC gene encoding DNA repair protein RadC produces the protein MKNITIKEWSLADRPREKMQQLGSSALSDAELIAILLRNGTAEQTAIDLARQVLAYCNNDLPELAKAGYQHLAKTKGIGPVKAITLVAAMELGRRCRSVEARKKENISCSLDAVNMLEPQLRDLPHEEFWIILLNRANHVLDIRPISKGGISGTVVDPKMIFHEALQIRASGIILSHNHPSANPKPSESDIQLTRKLKEGGKLLEISILDHIIIAGSSFYSFADEGTL, from the coding sequence ATGAAAAACATCACAATCAAGGAGTGGTCATTGGCAGATCGACCGAGAGAAAAGATGCAACAACTCGGTTCTTCTGCATTAAGCGATGCCGAGTTGATCGCTATTCTTCTCCGAAATGGAACTGCAGAACAAACGGCTATTGATTTAGCACGGCAAGTTCTTGCCTATTGCAATAACGACTTACCTGAACTGGCAAAAGCCGGATATCAACATCTGGCTAAGACAAAAGGAATCGGTCCGGTAAAAGCCATAACACTCGTTGCTGCAATGGAATTGGGGAGAAGATGTCGATCGGTTGAAGCCCGAAAAAAAGAAAATATTAGCTGTAGTCTGGATGCAGTAAATATGCTGGAGCCCCAATTACGCGACCTTCCCCATGAAGAATTCTGGATTATTCTCCTTAACCGGGCCAATCATGTGTTGGACATCCGACCGATAAGCAAGGGAGGGATAAGTGGAACAGTTGTAGACCCAAAGATGATCTTTCATGAAGCCTTACAGATAAGGGCGAGTGGCATCATCCTCAGTCACAACCATCCCAGCGCAAACCCTAAGCCCAGTGAAAGTGATATTCAACTTACCCGAAAGCTGAAAGAGGGCGGGAAATTGCTTGAAATATCCATTCTTGATCATATCATCATTGCAGGGTCAAGTTTTTATAGTTTTGCAGATGAAGGAACGCTTTGA
- a CDS encoding polysaccharide deacetylase family protein has translation MTNRLLVYTSKKSPRLKYIFDLLLTDLLGLAYTTTMDPEVFKKHEGPRMSYGDHAIGDEPFFFATRLLFEKGIEDQQINVFEWKGMPAFFGTHPKYLVPFDLFAASFYLVSRYEEYLPHIKDEHMRFSPQQSLAYQKGFLDKPLVNIWALELKHILKQRFPELVFSDTHYRYISTFDIDSAFAYREKGMVRHFGSIALGLFTLNFRKIGERLKVLLGLEKDPYDTYEWQLEIARKYHLKQIYFFLVGDYGEYDKNIPVEGNRNFQSLIKSIADYAEVGVHPSYYSNVNKDQLRKEVRRLSKVLKSEVVKSRQHFLKVTFPNTYRNLLEFDIKEDYSMGYASEIGFRASICSCFNFYDLDLDVGTKLKLIPFMLMDGTMKDYMKLSPQEAIHRAKTLIDEVKAVNGTFVTLWHNQSVNDKEEWKGWRDVYEDIVIYAMKDVPVKTLHTL, from the coding sequence ATGACAAATCGCCTGCTGGTCTATACGTCTAAAAAATCTCCCCGGTTGAAATATATTTTCGACCTACTATTAACGGATCTCCTTGGGTTAGCGTACACCACGACTATGGACCCTGAAGTATTTAAAAAACACGAAGGTCCGAGGATGAGTTACGGTGATCACGCTATTGGCGATGAACCCTTCTTCTTTGCAACCCGATTGTTATTCGAAAAAGGAATTGAAGATCAGCAAATCAATGTTTTTGAATGGAAAGGTATGCCTGCTTTTTTTGGAACCCATCCTAAATATCTCGTACCTTTTGATCTGTTTGCCGCCAGTTTTTATCTGGTAAGCCGCTACGAAGAATATCTTCCGCATATTAAAGATGAACATATGCGCTTCAGCCCGCAGCAGAGTTTGGCCTATCAAAAAGGATTCCTGGACAAACCACTGGTGAATATTTGGGCATTAGAACTAAAACATATACTTAAACAACGCTTCCCTGAACTTGTTTTTTCGGATACTCATTATCGTTATATCTCCACTTTCGATATCGACTCTGCTTTTGCTTACAGAGAAAAGGGGATGGTTCGGCATTTTGGATCTATAGCCTTAGGACTTTTCACCTTAAATTTTAGAAAAATTGGTGAACGATTAAAAGTATTACTCGGTCTGGAAAAAGATCCATATGACACTTATGAATGGCAATTGGAGATTGCCCGAAAATATCACCTGAAGCAAATCTATTTCTTCCTGGTTGGTGATTATGGCGAATACGACAAGAACATTCCTGTAGAAGGGAATCGCAATTTTCAGTCCCTGATAAAATCTATCGCTGATTATGCGGAAGTTGGAGTTCACCCCTCCTATTACAGCAATGTTAACAAGGATCAGTTAAGAAAAGAAGTCCGAAGGTTGAGTAAAGTTTTAAAAAGCGAAGTGGTTAAAAGCAGACAACATTTCCTGAAAGTTACTTTCCCCAACACCTATCGCAACCTGCTTGAATTTGATATTAAGGAGGATTATTCAATGGGCTATGCTTCAGAAATCGGATTCCGGGCCAGTATATGCAGTTGTTTCAATTTTTATGACCTGGATCTGGATGTAGGCACGAAATTAAAATTGATTCCGTTTATGCTGATGGATGGGACCATGAAGGATTATATGAAACTGAGTCCCCAGGAAGCAATTCACAGAGCAAAAACACTAATAGACGAAGTAAAGGCGGTTAACGGGACTTTCGTCACCTTGTGGCATAATCAAAGTGTTAACGATAAAGAGGAATGGAAAGGATGGCGGGATGTATATGAAGATATCGTCATCTACGCCATGAAGGACGTTCCCGTAAAAACACTTCATACTTTATGA
- the lon gene encoding endopeptidase La, which translates to MTSQFDNNDLPIGQMAINDDEPELIPLLTNEDEELMNNEQIPEVVSVLPLRNTVLFPGVVIPITVGRDKSIKLIKDAYASDRIIGVVSQKDVSVEDPKLTDLNSIGTIAQILRMLRMPDGNTTVIIQGKRRFKVADIVQDEPYLRAKVEAFSDTSKVIKDEEFTAIVDSLKDISMQIIQQSPNIPTEASFAIRNIESPSFLINFISSNMNADVEKKQMLLEMNDLKDRATKVLEHLTKELQMLELKNQIQSKVKTDLDKQQREYFLNQQLKTIQEELGGNTPDKEISEMRERGRNKKWSKAVEEVFNKEMDRLNRINPAAAEYSVTMNYLDLLLELPWEEYTSDNYDLKRAEKILNRDHFGLEKVKNRILEYLAVIKLKKDMKSPIMCLVGPPGVGKTSLGRSIAEALGRKYVRMSLGGLRDEAEIRGHRKTYIGAMPGRIIQNLKKAKSSNPVFILDEVDKLTNDFHGDPSSALLEVLDPEQNTTFYDNYVEIEYDLSKVLFIATANTLSSIQPALRDRLEIIDISGYTLEEKVHIAQQHLVQKQLEAHGLKNGQLAFPPQMLKVIIEQYTWESGVRTLEKCIASVVRSIAKMVAMDEHAPSKVTETHIRKALGAPRFLPDKLISNDTAGVVTGLAWNSNGGSILFIETSLSKGTGKLTLTGNLGDVMKESAMIALAFLKAHADSFGIDPKTFEHWNIHVHVPEGAIPKDGPSAGITMLTSLASAFTQRRVKNKLAMTGEITLRGRVLPVGGIKEKILAAKRAGIKEIILCADNEKDIQEIKKDYIKDLTFHYVENMSEVLDVALTAQKVKNAISFNGKENGKVSDKSTATKVLENVKSSKVKSKKVVRKK; encoded by the coding sequence ATGACATCACAATTTGATAATAACGATCTGCCTATTGGTCAGATGGCCATTAACGATGATGAGCCTGAATTGATTCCTCTTCTGACGAACGAGGACGAAGAATTAATGAATAATGAGCAGATACCGGAAGTAGTTTCGGTACTGCCACTTCGAAATACTGTGCTGTTTCCCGGAGTAGTGATTCCGATTACAGTAGGGCGCGATAAGTCCATAAAGCTGATAAAAGATGCTTATGCCAGTGACCGCATTATTGGTGTGGTTTCACAGAAAGATGTGAGCGTTGAAGATCCGAAGTTGACCGATCTGAACAGCATCGGTACCATCGCTCAGATTTTACGGATGCTTCGTATGCCCGATGGAAACACAACAGTGATCATTCAGGGTAAACGCCGGTTTAAAGTAGCAGACATTGTCCAGGATGAACCTTATCTGCGTGCAAAAGTGGAAGCCTTTTCTGATACTTCAAAAGTGATCAAGGACGAAGAGTTTACTGCCATTGTAGATTCACTGAAGGATATTTCCATGCAGATCATTCAGCAATCGCCGAATATTCCTACCGAAGCCAGTTTCGCCATTCGAAATATTGAGAGTCCTTCCTTCCTCATCAATTTCATCTCCTCCAATATGAATGCGGATGTAGAGAAGAAACAAATGCTGCTGGAGATGAACGACCTTAAGGATCGCGCGACCAAAGTGCTCGAACATCTCACTAAGGAATTGCAAATGCTGGAACTGAAGAATCAGATTCAGAGTAAAGTGAAAACGGACCTCGATAAGCAGCAGCGCGAGTATTTTTTAAATCAGCAGTTGAAAACTATTCAGGAAGAATTGGGCGGAAATACTCCTGACAAGGAGATCTCTGAAATGCGTGAACGGGGTCGTAATAAGAAATGGAGTAAGGCGGTAGAGGAAGTTTTTAATAAGGAGATGGATCGTCTGAATCGGATAAATCCCGCAGCCGCGGAGTATTCCGTGACGATGAATTATCTCGACCTGTTGCTTGAATTGCCATGGGAAGAGTATACTTCAGATAATTATGATCTGAAACGTGCCGAGAAAATCTTGAATCGTGATCATTTCGGCTTAGAGAAAGTAAAAAATCGTATTCTTGAATACCTGGCAGTCATTAAGCTGAAGAAGGATATGAAATCTCCTATCATGTGTCTGGTAGGTCCTCCCGGTGTTGGTAAAACCTCGCTGGGAAGATCGATTGCAGAAGCATTGGGACGTAAGTATGTTCGTATGTCGCTGGGTGGGCTAAGAGATGAAGCGGAGATTCGTGGTCATCGGAAAACCTATATCGGTGCAATGCCCGGACGGATTATTCAAAACCTTAAAAAAGCCAAATCATCCAATCCTGTTTTTATACTTGATGAAGTAGATAAGCTTACCAATGATTTTCATGGTGACCCAAGTTCTGCATTGCTGGAGGTCCTCGACCCTGAGCAGAATACAACTTTTTATGATAACTATGTGGAGATTGAATATGATCTTTCAAAAGTGTTATTTATTGCTACAGCCAATACCTTAAGCAGTATTCAACCTGCATTGCGTGATCGTCTCGAAATCATTGATATCAGCGGGTATACTCTTGAAGAAAAAGTGCATATCGCACAGCAGCATTTAGTGCAGAAACAGTTGGAAGCGCATGGTTTGAAGAATGGTCAGCTTGCTTTTCCGCCGCAGATGCTTAAGGTCATCATCGAGCAATATACATGGGAAAGTGGTGTTCGGACGCTGGAAAAATGTATTGCATCTGTAGTTAGATCTATCGCAAAAATGGTCGCTATGGATGAACATGCCCCTTCTAAAGTAACGGAAACGCATATACGCAAAGCATTGGGTGCTCCTCGTTTCCTCCCCGACAAGCTGATCAGTAATGATACTGCAGGAGTAGTGACAGGCCTCGCATGGAATTCGAACGGAGGAAGTATTCTGTTTATCGAAACATCACTCAGCAAGGGAACCGGGAAATTAACACTTACCGGTAATCTTGGTGATGTCATGAAAGAATCAGCCATGATTGCACTCGCTTTTTTAAAGGCACATGCAGATAGCTTTGGGATTGACCCCAAGACTTTTGAGCATTGGAATATACATGTTCACGTTCCTGAAGGTGCTATTCCTAAAGACGGACCTTCTGCCGGAATCACGATGTTGACGTCACTTGCTTCCGCATTTACGCAGCGGCGTGTGAAAAATAAATTGGCGATGACCGGTGAAATTACTTTGCGTGGAAGAGTTCTTCCTGTTGGCGGTATTAAGGAAAAAATTCTCGCTGCAAAACGGGCCGGTATAAAAGAAATTATTCTTTGTGCTGATAATGAAAAGGATATTCAGGAGATTAAGAAAGATTATATTAAGGACCTGACCTTTCACTATGTCGAGAATATGTCAGAAGTATTGGATGTCGCGTTAACTGCACAAAAAGTGAAGAATGCCATTTCATTCAATGGCAAGGAAAATGGCAAGGTTTCGGATAAATCAACTGCTACTAAGGTTTTGGAAAATGTGAAATCATCAAAAGTAAAATCAAAGAAAGTAGTTCGGAAAAAGTAA
- a CDS encoding AAC(3) family N-acetyltransferase, with translation MNLKLRQLVLRFSPESWLESAKRIKKALRRRSLKKQEQYGGISLSEITTQLKNLGLSNGDSVLVHSSLSKIGFVKGGASAVIAALREAVGKEGTLLMPSFPAIGRNKEYLESGAVFDLRLTPSAMGLITETFRKMPGVIRSLHPTDPVCAQGPLAEFYTSTHFGQLTPYNEKSPFRKLAEKKGKILMLGTTLNGAGTSLHCLEDAVEFPYPVYDKKIFQVTMIDNYGEQRTMHTKVHNPAWSVKRNCDALKPIFEKELVLLNGKIGEAEAMLIDAALMLEVMIKQFNERGVTMYTPYGNNKQHS, from the coding sequence ATGAATTTAAAATTACGTCAGTTGGTATTAAGGTTCAGTCCGGAGTCGTGGCTGGAATCAGCGAAACGTATTAAGAAGGCACTGAGAAGAAGGTCACTCAAAAAACAGGAGCAGTATGGAGGAATCTCCCTTTCTGAAATAACCACTCAATTAAAAAATCTTGGTCTCAGCAACGGCGATTCGGTATTAGTACATAGTAGCCTGAGTAAAATTGGATTTGTAAAGGGTGGCGCAAGTGCTGTCATTGCAGCTTTACGTGAAGCAGTCGGAAAGGAAGGCACCTTACTCATGCCTTCATTTCCAGCGATTGGCAGAAACAAAGAATATCTTGAAAGCGGAGCTGTTTTTGACTTGCGACTAACTCCATCGGCTATGGGCTTAATCACTGAAACTTTCCGAAAAATGCCGGGAGTAATACGCAGCTTGCACCCTACTGATCCCGTTTGTGCACAAGGTCCTCTTGCAGAATTCTACACCTCCACCCACTTCGGGCAACTTACACCTTACAATGAAAAATCACCTTTCAGAAAACTGGCAGAAAAAAAAGGGAAAATTCTTATGTTGGGCACCACGCTAAACGGAGCGGGCACAAGTTTGCACTGCCTGGAAGACGCCGTTGAATTCCCCTATCCTGTTTATGATAAAAAAATATTCCAAGTGACGATGATTGATAATTATGGAGAGCAAAGAACGATGCATACCAAAGTTCATAACCCCGCATGGTCAGTAAAAAGAAATTGCGATGCACTGAAACCGATCTTTGAGAAAGAGCTCGTTTTGCTTAACGGTAAGATAGGAGAGGCTGAGGCCATGCTGATAGATGCTGCTTTGATGCTGGAAGTTATGATCAAACAATTTAACGAGCGCGGAGTAACGATGTATACACCCTACGGCAACAATAAACAACATTCCTGA
- a CDS encoding RNA polymerase sigma factor: MATQDETILNAVKQYRKRLYDFIRVRVKESADAEDILQDVFYELTSSYRVLQPVEQMAAWLFRVARNKITDRYRKHKPLLYDDMHQGNSEDGEPNSFLEELLGAGDDPGFLSKDNELIREALLKALEELPSEQRDVFVQHELDQRSFKEISDETGVPVNTLLSRKHYAVKFLRKRLTSLYKELFDDIE, encoded by the coding sequence ATGGCTACACAGGACGAAACCATTCTCAATGCGGTGAAGCAGTACCGCAAGAGATTGTATGATTTCATTCGTGTGCGCGTCAAGGAAAGTGCTGATGCTGAAGATATTTTACAAGATGTCTTCTATGAATTAACTTCCAGTTATCGTGTTTTACAACCTGTAGAACAAATGGCCGCCTGGCTTTTTCGGGTCGCACGCAATAAAATCACCGATAGATACCGAAAACATAAACCTTTGTTGTATGATGATATGCATCAGGGAAATTCGGAAGATGGTGAACCCAATTCCTTCCTGGAAGAATTGTTGGGAGCAGGTGATGATCCCGGATTTTTATCCAAAGACAATGAGTTAATCCGTGAAGCATTACTTAAAGCATTAGAAGAGCTTCCTTCCGAACAAAGAGATGTTTTTGTGCAACATGAATTGGATCAGCGAAGTTTCAAAGAAATTAGTGACGAAACAGGAGTACCGGTAAATACCCTTCTCTCCAGAAAACATTACGCAGTGAAATTCTTAAGAAAGAGATTAACTTCATTATATAAAGAATTGTTCGATGATATCGAATAG
- a CDS encoding 2-oxo acid dehydrogenase subunit E2 has product MAQVELKMPKMGESVHEATIIKWLKNEGDRIDADESLLEIATDKVDSEVPSTAGGILTKRLFNEGDVVQVGTAIAIISTEGSNGSVSGNGQMLATPAPTTPAPQKITSEVVETVPFTPTPSAVPAVSINNGNRFYSPLVRTIAGTEGISQSELDNIPGTGAEGRVTKKDILGFVELKKNGQIPQVIAAPAPTPVPPPQTTRVAEPAPLPATKPSTSLSGDVEIIEMDRMRKLIADHMVMSKQTSPHVTSYVEADVTNIVMWRERIKKSFEKREGEKITYTPVFIEAIVKTIKDFPMINVSVEGTRILVKKNINIGMATALPSGNLIVPVIKNADRMNLIGLTKAVNDLANRARQNKLQPDEIQGGTYTMTNVGSFGNVMGTPIINQPQVAIMAVGAIRKKPAVIETPQGDTIGIRHMMFLSMSYDHRVVDGSLGGSFIRRVADYLEQFDPNREI; this is encoded by the coding sequence ATGGCACAGGTAGAACTGAAAATGCCCAAAATGGGTGAAAGTGTTCACGAAGCGACGATAATCAAATGGCTTAAAAACGAAGGGGATCGTATAGACGCCGATGAATCTTTATTAGAAATTGCTACTGACAAAGTTGATTCTGAGGTCCCTTCAACAGCCGGTGGCATCCTTACCAAGAGGCTTTTTAATGAAGGCGATGTTGTTCAGGTAGGAACTGCCATCGCAATTATTTCAACAGAAGGATCTAATGGATCAGTTTCAGGGAATGGGCAAATGCTCGCTACACCTGCTCCAACCACTCCTGCCCCTCAAAAAATCACATCGGAAGTAGTTGAAACAGTTCCTTTTACACCTACCCCATCGGCTGTCCCGGCTGTCTCTATTAATAATGGGAATCGATTTTATTCGCCGTTGGTGAGAACAATTGCAGGTACAGAAGGTATCAGCCAAAGTGAACTGGATAATATTCCCGGCACAGGTGCAGAAGGAAGGGTGACTAAAAAAGATATTCTAGGCTTTGTTGAATTGAAAAAGAATGGTCAGATTCCGCAAGTTATAGCTGCTCCTGCACCAACTCCTGTACCGCCTCCTCAAACTACACGCGTAGCAGAACCTGCACCCCTTCCGGCAACCAAACCATCTACTTCCCTCTCCGGAGATGTAGAAATTATTGAAATGGACCGCATGCGGAAACTTATTGCCGATCATATGGTGATGAGCAAGCAAACTTCTCCCCATGTAACCTCTTATGTGGAAGCAGATGTGACCAATATCGTCATGTGGAGAGAGCGGATTAAAAAATCATTTGAGAAAAGAGAAGGAGAAAAAATCACCTATACACCCGTCTTCATTGAAGCAATTGTGAAGACCATCAAGGACTTCCCTATGATCAATGTAAGTGTGGAAGGAACCCGTATTCTGGTCAAAAAGAACATCAATATTGGAATGGCCACAGCTCTCCCTTCCGGAAATCTTATTGTCCCTGTAATTAAAAATGCAGATCGGATGAATCTGATCGGTTTGACAAAGGCTGTGAATGATTTAGCAAACCGTGCACGTCAAAATAAATTACAACCTGATGAAATTCAGGGTGGTACATACACCATGACCAATGTGGGCAGTTTTGGAAACGTGATGGGGACTCCTATTATTAATCAACCACAGGTAGCTATTATGGCCGTAGGAGCGATTCGCAAAAAACCTGCAGTTATTGAAACACCTCAGGGTGACACAATTGGTATCCGTCATATGATGTTCTTATCCATGAGTTATGACCATAGAGTGGTAGATGGCAGTTTGGGTGGCAGTTTTATCAGGAGAGTAGCTGATTATTTGGAACAATTTGACCCAAACAGAGAAATCTAA
- a CDS encoding DUF4421 family protein codes for MFNKMFAFVLLFNLSTRTFAQENWDTTFYVSCKNRLSLGLVVSERSYNIDISADTGSATAINFDTEARNAIGFIADFDKLALKLLFKTKEKLNERKGNTRNSNFFLGIGSNKILFEGSYRFFKGFYDETSGNYIPQFNDTTPYFKSSGMSANLIKAKIYYFTNHNKFAYKSVYSCGFRQLRSSFSGVLTANFMNERIMSDSSMIPALLQNEYGNSSTIKGLSHTGFGVGAGLTGTLVFFKRFFANLLFVPSLHAQQRHYHYLNKKGTSGYYATLLLDTRVSLGYNAERFFLLVTGTNDRHWIKGKGVNIQPSFISGTFILGYRFNVANNGWLKKVRSSGIYKKI; via the coding sequence ATGTTTAACAAAATGTTTGCCTTTGTGTTACTATTCAACCTCAGCACAAGAACATTTGCACAAGAGAACTGGGATACTACTTTTTACGTTTCTTGTAAGAACAGATTGAGTCTGGGGCTTGTAGTGTCTGAGCGCAGTTATAATATTGACATAAGTGCAGATACTGGCTCTGCAACTGCTATTAATTTCGATACAGAAGCACGCAATGCCATCGGCTTTATTGCAGATTTTGACAAGTTGGCTTTAAAGCTATTATTCAAAACCAAGGAAAAGCTCAACGAAAGGAAAGGCAATACCCGAAACAGCAATTTTTTCCTTGGGATTGGATCCAACAAAATTTTATTTGAAGGCAGTTACCGGTTCTTTAAAGGATTTTACGACGAGACATCAGGAAATTATATCCCTCAATTTAATGACACGACTCCCTATTTCAAATCGTCGGGCATGAGTGCCAACCTCATTAAAGCCAAGATTTATTATTTCACAAATCATAATAAATTCGCTTACAAATCTGTTTACTCGTGTGGCTTCCGGCAACTGCGCTCGTCTTTTTCCGGAGTGTTAACAGCTAATTTTATGAATGAACGAATCATGTCCGACTCTTCCATGATTCCAGCATTGCTTCAAAACGAATACGGAAATTCAAGTACTATAAAAGGTCTTTCGCATACGGGTTTCGGGGTAGGAGCCGGCTTGACAGGAACACTTGTTTTTTTCAAGCGTTTCTTTGCAAATTTATTATTCGTTCCCAGCTTACATGCTCAACAACGCCATTATCATTATCTGAATAAAAAAGGGACTTCCGGCTATTATGCAACTCTACTACTTGATACCAGAGTATCCTTGGGCTACAATGCAGAACGATTTTTCCTGTTGGTCACCGGAACCAACGATCGGCATTGGATAAAAGGTAAAGGAGTCAATATTCAACCCTCGTTCATTTCCGGCACCTTCATTCTAGGCTATCGGTTTAATGTTGCCAATAATGGATGGCTTAAAAAAGTCAGATCATCAGGAATTTACAAAAAAATATAA
- a CDS encoding class I SAM-dependent methyltransferase has protein sequence MEFIAEEILKYCEIMSSPESVLLQELNRDTYAKVLNPRMLSGHLQGRFLAMLSQMLQPKTILEIGTYTGYSALCLCEGLQPDGKLITIDINDELESFSKKYFSASKWASQIIQKTGNALEIIPLLPNTFDLVFIDADKEEYIRYYDLIIDKVRSGGIIIADNVLWSGHVLKPAEKQDLETRSIAAFNSKVRSDDRVSLTMLPIRDGLSLIRKK, from the coding sequence ATGGAATTTATAGCTGAAGAAATACTGAAATATTGCGAAATAATGAGTTCGCCCGAGTCAGTGTTATTGCAGGAGCTGAACCGTGACACCTATGCGAAAGTGTTAAATCCACGCATGCTCAGCGGACATTTGCAGGGCAGATTTCTGGCGATGCTCAGCCAAATGTTGCAGCCGAAAACAATTTTAGAGATTGGTACCTATACAGGTTATTCAGCACTTTGCCTTTGCGAAGGACTCCAACCGGATGGGAAACTCATTACCATCGACATTAACGATGAACTGGAATCATTTAGCAAAAAGTATTTTTCGGCCTCGAAATGGGCTTCTCAGATCATACAAAAAACCGGGAACGCCCTGGAGATTATCCCACTTCTTCCAAACACTTTTGACCTCGTTTTTATTGATGCTGACAAAGAAGAATATATCCGCTATTATGATCTTATCATCGATAAAGTTCGTTCAGGCGGAATTATCATCGCCGACAATGTTTTATGGAGCGGCCATGTATTAAAACCGGCAGAAAAACAGGATTTGGAGACCAGGTCCATTGCAGCATTCAATTCTAAAGTTCGATCTGATGACCGGGTCAGTCTAACCATGCTACCGATACGTGACGGACTGAGTTTGATTCGGAAAAAGTGA